In the genome of Plasmodium chabaudi chabaudi strain AS genome assembly, chromosome: 6, one region contains:
- a CDS encoding tetratricopeptide repeat protein, putative: MIDDLDPEELKEEGNIKWKNGEIDDANSLWRTALKECIKYSMRGMPTKKNRDMQMALRLNLSLYHFKKMEYGDCINQCNIVLDNIPELNDIMDYYADGKKDGNNDTANLINDDQGEAKYDIKKDTLTKIFLRRASSYLFLQDFDKCRENIMLIKKIDKENGEAIYLEKKLKIEEVDYEKKQKELYRKMCDTTRRESIK; this comes from the exons ATGATCGACGATCTAGACCCAGAGGAACTAAAAGAGGAGGGAAATATCAAATGGAAAAat gGCGAAATAGACGATGCTAATTCGTTATGGAGGACAGCACTAAAGGaatgcataaaatattcaatgAGAG GCATgccaacaaaaaaaaacagagaTATGCAAATGGCTCTTCGCCTGAACTTGTCATTATATCATTTCAAGAAAATGGAATATGGGGATTGCATCAACCAATGTAATATTGTTCTAGATAATATCCCAGAATTAAATGATATCATGGATTATTATGCCGATGGTAAAAAGGATGGCAATAATGATACAGccaatttaataaatgatgaCCAAGGTGAAGCGAAatatgatattaaaaaggatacccttacaaaaatatttcttagGAGGGCAAGTTCCTATCTGTTTTTGCAA GACTTTGATAAATGcagagaaaatataatgttaataaaaaaaattgacaAAGAAAATGGGGAAGCAATATACTTGGAAAAAAAACTGAAAATTGAAGAGGTCGATTAtgagaaaaaacaaaaagaattatatagaaaaatgtGTGACACAACTCGGAGGGAAAGCATAAAATGA
- a CDS encoding Ham1-like protein, putative — MAEIYLVTGNETKRIEFSKMMNNEIKVQFVDIDLVEIQANDIVEINEGKAKSAYEILKKKNLESNKKIIVITDDTGLYMDCFNSFPGPYIKWMQKALGCEGIAEAVLKLGNTKCQVVCVYSAYDGENMRSFKGTTQGSITSPKGADGFGWDKIFMPENLDKTFGEITFEEKQKYSPRFKAFYKLKEFLFENLKQNI; from the exons atggcgGAGATATACTTGGTGACAGGAAACGAAACCAAAAGGATCGAATTTTCCAAAATGATGAATAACGAAATAAAAGTTCAGTTTGTTGATATAGATC TCGTCGAGATTCAAGCAAACGATATTGTCGAAATAAACGAGGGCAAAGCAAAATCCgcatatgaaatattaaaaaaaaaaaatttagaatcaaataaaaaaataattgtcATAACAGATGATACAGGTCTATATATGGACTGCTTTAACAGCTTCCCAGGACCATACAT AAAATGGATGCAAAAGGCTTTAGGCTGTGAAGGAATTGCAGAAGCGGTCCTTAAGCTCGGA aatacTAAGTGCCAAGTTGTTTGTGTTTATTCAGCATATGATGGGGAAAATATGAGATCATTCAAGGGAACTACCCAA gGATCTATTACTAGTCCTAAAGGAGCCGATGGCTTTGGCTG ggataaaatttttatgccCGAAAATTTAGATAAAACATTTGGTGAAATAACTTTTGAAGAAAAGCAAAAATACTCTCCTCGTTTTAAGGCattttacaaattaaaG gaatttttatttgaaaatctAAAACAGAACATATAA